Genomic segment of Candidatus Bathyanammoxibius amoris:
CATAGGTGGTGCCGCTGAAACCTTCCGCCTCTGCAAGCCATGGAAGCTGCTCATGACCCAAAACGATGTCCGTCACCTGGATGTTTTCGCCCTCCGCCACAAGGATAGCGCGCTGGATTACATTTTCCAGCTCTCTTACATTACCGGGCCATTCATATTCCATAAGCCTCCTGATAGCTCCGGGGGTCAACTTCCTCTGCCCGCCGTCTTCCATCCACTTCCCTACAAAGTGGCTTGCTAGGAGGGGTATGTCCTCCTTCCGCTCCCTGAGCGGCGGCACGCCTATCCGCACCACGTTAAGCCTGTAATAAAGGTCTTCTCTGAAGCTGCCGTCCTTTACGGCCTTCTCAAGGTCTATATTTGTAGCGGATATAAACCGCACGTCTATATCTACGTGGTCGGTCGCGCCCACAGGAGTAACTTCCATCTCCTGAACGACTCTCAAGAGCTTACTCTGAAAAGACGGCGACATACTGCCTATTTCGTCCAGGAACACGGTCCCCTGCGAGGCCTCAACAAGAAGACCTTTTTTATCGGTATCGGCGCCCGTAAACGCCCCCTTCTTATATCCAAACAGCTCGGCCTCCAGGAGGTTTTCAGGAAGCGCAGCGGTATTTATGCCCATGAAACGATTCTTGTCACGCGGGCTGTTCTGGTGTATGGCCCTGGCAATCAGTTCCTTGCCGGTGCCGCTCTCGCCACGGATAAGTATGGAGGCCTTTGAAGGTGCCACTTTCCTTATGGTCTCAAAAACCTCCTGCATCCTCCAGTTGCGACCTATGATATTCTCAAACGCGTAGCTCTTG
This window contains:
- a CDS encoding sigma-54 dependent transcriptional regulator — translated: MMEDKQFIPKPYILIVDDQQDIARGLALLLTEVGVEVTTASSGEQALEHVKKNPVDVVITDIRMPGIGGISLLEKIKEYRPKIEVILLTAYGSIESAIEAMKKGAYHYITKPFNNDELLIVVRRAIQEKRFHEELEYLRETVSKSYAFENIIGRNWRMQEVFETIRKVAPSKASILIRGESGTGKELIARAIHQNSPRDKNRFMGINTAALPENLLEAELFGYKKGAFTGADTDKKGLLVEASQGTVFLDEIGSMSPSFQSKLLRVVQEMEVTPVGATDHVDIDVRFISATNIDLEKAVKDGSFREDLYYRLNVVRIGVPPLRERKEDIPLLASHFVGKWMEDGGQRKLTPGAIRRLMEYEWPGNVRELENVIQRAILVAEGENIQVTDIVLGHEQLPWLAEAEGFSGTTYDKAKEEVFRRFQKEYFTSLLSKCNGNITLAAEQSGITRTALHRIIKKLGLSEDILSMRDSVPQATSK